Part of the Candidatus Dormiibacterota bacterium genome is shown below.
TATGTGTCGGTCAACGGACTCGGTTTCCCGCCAGGAGCGGGCCAGATCATGAAGATCAGCGTTCCCCAGGAGGCTGACAACGACTGACGGCCAAGGCCCGGGTGCTGGTGAGTACGGCACCCGGGCATCGTTCCCGAAACGACCGATCCTTTTCGGTCTCCCTAGCATCGCGCGCCACGCAGCGCTACTCTTGATGCGGAATGGGCTATGCGGAGGTGCTCGCGGTGGCGGCCCTCTTCCGCGGTGCGCGGCCGGAGGAGTTCGCGGAGCTCGAGAGGTTTTGCAGGCGCCGACATTTCGAGCACGCCAACTACCTCTGGCACGCGGGGGACGCAGCGGACGCAATGTTCGTCATCGTCAGTGGGGAGGTTGTCTTGTCACGCCTGGGCCCCGATGGCGAGGAGTTCATGGTCGAGGCCTATCACGAAGGCGACGCGTGCGGCCAGCTTCCCTTCTTCGACCTTGTGCCGGTTCGAGTCGTGGATGCGCGGGCCGGAACAGCCCTTGACGTCGTGGAGATCCCACGCGAAGCGCTGATCACACACCTGCGTGCCCATCCCGGCCTCATGATGCGCATGCTAGGCGTCTACTCGCGCTGGATACGCCAGCGCGACCTGAACGCATCCGAGTTGGCCTTCCAGCACCTGGCTGGCAAGATCGCATGCAAGCTCCTCGATCTGAGCGAAACGTATGGCCAGCGTTGCGATGACGGCCTGCTGATCCGCCGCCATTTCGCGCAACATGAGCTCGCCGCGATGGTGGGCGCCAGCCGCGAGAGTGTCAACCGAGCGCTCCAGCGACTTCTCAACAACGGTGACGTGATCCGCCGAGCCGGCGAGCTGGTCATCCCCGACGTTGACAAGTTGCGCCTGCGCTACGCCTGGTCGGCGCCGGCGGAGTGGGAGCTCAGCCGATCGGTAGACCGCCCGACTCGATCGTCGACCGCGGGGTGAACCGAAGGCAGGAAGCTCGACATACAATGGGCGGAGTCTTTCCAGCGGAAACGCTCGAGAAATCGATAGTCGGCGACGTCATCACGCGTTCCAACCCGGCATATGACGAAGCCCGCAAGATCTGGAACGGCGACATCGATCGTCGGCCGGTCGCAATCGCCCGCTGCACGAGTGCAGGCGACGTCGTGGCGGCGTTGCGGGCTGGCCTCCAGAGCGGGCTCCCGATTGCGGTGCGATGGGCGGGCACAGCTTCCCGGGACATTCCATTTGCGACGGTGGGCTGGTGATCGATCTGCGGCGGTTGAACGCTGTGACAGTTGACGCATCCACTGGGCGCGCCATCGTCGGCGGCGGTGCCGTTTGGGCTGAAGTCGATGCGAAGACCGTGCCGGTGGGCTGGGTCGTCACGGGTGGCCACGTAAGCCACACGGGTGTCGCCGGACTGACCCTCGGTGGCGGCGTCGGCCACCTGATGCGCCGCTTTGGCCTGACTGCCGACAGCCTGATTTCGGCCGAGCTGGTCACCGCCGACTCACGGCTGCTGCGGGTGAGCAAGGATGAACACCCGGACCTGTTCTGGGCTCTTCGGGGGGCGGGCGCAAACTATGGGATTGTCACCAAGTTCGAGTTCCAGTTGCGCGAATTCAGTGGCACGGTCTTCGGCGGGATGGTCTTCTACAAGCCCGAAGACGGGCCCCAGCTGATGCGGCTCTATCGCGAGTTCATAGCTCGGGCGCCGGACTCAATCACGACCATCCTGGGGTACCTGCATGCACCGCCGGCCCCGTTCGTGCCAGAGGCCCTTCGGTTCAAGCCTGGTTATGCGATTGTCGTTGCCGGCACGGACCAGCCGGACGCTGAACGTGGGCTCAAGGAACTGCGTTCGTTTGGGCCGCCGCTCTTTGACGCGCTGGGCGCCATCCCGTACGGTCTGCTGCAACAGATGCTCGACCCGGCGATGCCGTGGGGCACGCGATGCTACCTCAAGTCGCACTACATCAACTCCTACTCGGACGGTGTGCTCGACGCCATCCATGCCACGACGCCCAAAATGCCGCCTGGGCCTTCGCAGGCGCTCGTGATCCAGA
Proteins encoded:
- a CDS encoding Crp/Fnr family transcriptional regulator; this encodes MGYAEVLAVAALFRGARPEEFAELERFCRRRHFEHANYLWHAGDAADAMFVIVSGEVVLSRLGPDGEEFMVEAYHEGDACGQLPFFDLVPVRVVDARAGTALDVVEIPREALITHLRAHPGLMMRMLGVYSRWIRQRDLNASELAFQHLAGKIACKLLDLSETYGQRCDDGLLIRRHFAQHELAAMVGASRESVNRALQRLLNNGDVIRRAGELVIPDVDKLRLRYAWSAPAEWELSRSVDRPTRSSTAG
- a CDS encoding FAD-binding protein gives rise to the protein MIDLRRLNAVTVDASTGRAIVGGGAVWAEVDAKTVPVGWVVTGGHVSHTGVAGLTLGGGVGHLMRRFGLTADSLISAELVTADSRLLRVSKDEHPDLFWALRGAGANYGIVTKFEFQLREFSGTVFGGMVFYKPEDGPQLMRLYREFIARAPDSITTILGYLHAPPAPFVPEALRFKPGYAIVVAGTDQPDAERGLKELRSFGPPLFDALGAIPYGLLQQMLDPAMPWGTRCYLKSHYINSYSDGVLDAIHATTPKMPPGPSQALVIQMGGAVARVPEAATAFGGRSAAGLALFLGVWEHESQRLACRDWARSSSDALEPYASGTYVNLADEEPEERLKASYGAEKYTKLSRLKRQYDPDNVFRLNQNIKPGGPP